From Microcaecilia unicolor chromosome 11, aMicUni1.1, whole genome shotgun sequence, the proteins below share one genomic window:
- the GPX4 gene encoding phospholipid hydroperoxide glutathione peroxidase isoform X1, translating into MVPSLLAVSRTLLLVLGASRSFSMCAQATDWKTAKSIYDFSAKDIDGNEVSLEKYRGFVCIITNVASKUGKTPVNYTQLVQLYASYAEKGLRILGFPCNQFGKQEPGDEAEIKEFAASYNVQFDMFSKIDVNGDTAHPLWKWMKEQPKGRGTLGNAIKWNFTKFLINREGQVVKRFSPMEDPIVMEKDLPQYL; encoded by the exons ATGGTTCCCTCGTTGTTGGCTGTGAGTCGGACATTGTTGCTGGTGCTGGGAGCGTCGAGAAGTTTTAGCATG TGTGCGCAGGCGACAGATTGGAAGACGGCCAAATCAATTTATGATTTCTCGGCCAAGGATATTGATGGGAACGAGGTATCTCTGGAGAAATACCG GGGATTTGTCTGCATTATCACAAATGTGGCCTCTAAATGAGGAAAAACTCCCGTAAACTACACTCAGCTTGTCCAGCTGTATGCTAGTTATGCTGAGAAGGGTTTACGTATACTTGGCTTCCCCTGCAACCAGTTTGGAAAACAG GAACCAGGCGATGAAGCTGAGATTAAAGAGTTTGCTGCATCCTATAATGTACAGTTTGACATGTTCAGTAAAATAGATGTGAATGGAGATACTGCTCACCCATTGTGGAAGTGGATGAAGGAGCAACCCAAGGGAAGAGGAACTTTGGGCAA tgcTATTAAATGGAATTTCACAAAG TTTCTGATTAACCGAGAAGGACAGGTGGTGAAGAGGTTCAGTCCCATGGAGGATCCAATT GTAATGGAGAAGGACCTGCCCCAGTACCTGTAG
- the GPX4 gene encoding phospholipid hydroperoxide glutathione peroxidase isoform X2: MCAQATDWKTAKSIYDFSAKDIDGNEVSLEKYRGFVCIITNVASKUGKTPVNYTQLVQLYASYAEKGLRILGFPCNQFGKQEPGDEAEIKEFAASYNVQFDMFSKIDVNGDTAHPLWKWMKEQPKGRGTLGNAIKWNFTKFLINREGQVVKRFSPMEDPIVMEKDLPQYL; encoded by the exons ATG TGTGCGCAGGCGACAGATTGGAAGACGGCCAAATCAATTTATGATTTCTCGGCCAAGGATATTGATGGGAACGAGGTATCTCTGGAGAAATACCG GGGATTTGTCTGCATTATCACAAATGTGGCCTCTAAATGAGGAAAAACTCCCGTAAACTACACTCAGCTTGTCCAGCTGTATGCTAGTTATGCTGAGAAGGGTTTACGTATACTTGGCTTCCCCTGCAACCAGTTTGGAAAACAG GAACCAGGCGATGAAGCTGAGATTAAAGAGTTTGCTGCATCCTATAATGTACAGTTTGACATGTTCAGTAAAATAGATGTGAATGGAGATACTGCTCACCCATTGTGGAAGTGGATGAAGGAGCAACCCAAGGGAAGAGGAACTTTGGGCAA tgcTATTAAATGGAATTTCACAAAG TTTCTGATTAACCGAGAAGGACAGGTGGTGAAGAGGTTCAGTCCCATGGAGGATCCAATT GTAATGGAGAAGGACCTGCCCCAGTACCTGTAG